From the Hyphomicrobium sp. ghe19 genome, one window contains:
- a CDS encoding DUF2541 domain-containing protein, which yields MLRRLVLGLCVVLATGAITAAAEARHSRYHHRHHHQQRGDQLILISETDVDLALDRYTIDVRQAKGAYKGIRIKNAMGKLFDVRHVQIVYSDGSVWNEDRQIDMYWGERSRVINQTYDGKFIDQIVIEQVPGYGRGRLQIIGIQDREGRQMDRSGRGSSERYDDRRGNASSGDISVRPTVPVATPAKPGQATAGGDVLFGAQYVGFLTDRDVIRVGNEVGKFAKIRLRVLDNDIHINEMKVVYANGESDSLAVNADIPKNSRTNWIDLRGDRFIKEIQLVYRSRPSFNGQARIEVFGQYAPGWLGPKGEGRKYNQGWVLLGAQTAGFIGFDKDIIPVGSNEGGFRRIRVTVRDRAITLNEVKVVYTDGEEEIVPVRTRVDAGGTYGPIDLRGKRRQSIDHIEAKYRSRFFDSSAKGKGSAIVEIWGQHF from the coding sequence ATGTTGCGCAGACTGGTACTGGGGCTGTGCGTCGTCTTGGCCACGGGCGCAATTACCGCCGCCGCTGAAGCCCGACATTCGCGATACCATCATCGCCATCATCATCAGCAACGTGGCGATCAGCTGATCCTGATTTCTGAAACGGACGTCGACTTGGCCCTCGATCGCTACACGATCGACGTGCGACAGGCGAAAGGTGCTTACAAAGGCATTCGCATCAAAAATGCGATGGGTAAGCTCTTCGATGTGCGGCACGTGCAGATCGTCTACAGCGACGGGTCGGTCTGGAACGAAGACCGTCAGATCGACATGTACTGGGGCGAACGCAGCCGGGTCATCAATCAGACTTACGACGGCAAATTCATCGATCAGATCGTGATTGAGCAGGTTCCCGGCTACGGCCGCGGGCGGCTCCAGATCATCGGCATTCAAGACAGAGAAGGCCGGCAAATGGATCGGAGCGGCCGCGGCAGCTCTGAGCGCTACGATGACCGGCGCGGCAACGCATCGTCCGGTGATATCTCTGTCCGGCCGACGGTCCCCGTCGCGACACCCGCTAAACCCGGACAGGCGACGGCCGGTGGCGATGTCCTGTTTGGCGCTCAATATGTCGGCTTCCTGACGGATCGCGACGTCATTCGCGTTGGCAACGAAGTCGGTAAATTTGCGAAAATCCGGCTGCGCGTGCTCGACAACGACATTCACATCAACGAGATGAAAGTCGTTTACGCGAACGGCGAAAGCGACAGCCTCGCCGTCAATGCCGATATTCCGAAAAACTCACGTACCAACTGGATCGATCTCAGAGGCGATCGCTTCATCAAGGAAATTCAGCTGGTCTATCGCTCGCGGCCGAGCTTCAACGGTCAAGCCCGGATAGAAGTGTTCGGACAATATGCTCCTGGTTGGCTCGGACCGAAGGGTGAAGGGCGCAAATATAACCAGGGCTGGGTGCTTCTCGGGGCGCAGACCGCAGGCTTCATCGGGTTTGACAAAGACATCATCCCGGTCGGCTCGAATGAAGGCGGATTCCGGCGCATCAGGGTTACCGTTCGGGACAGAGCAATTACCCTTAACGAGGTGAAGGTCGTCTATACCGACGGCGAAGAAGAGATCGTTCCGGTTCGGACACGTGTGGATGCCGGCGGCACCTACGGGCCCATCGACCTCAGGGGCAAGCGCCGCCAGTCCATCGATCACATCGAGGCAAAGTACCGTTCACGGTTCTTCGACTCCTCCGCGAAAGGTAAAGGCTCGGCGATCGTCGAAATCTGGGGCCAGCACTTCTAG
- a CDS encoding serine/threonine-protein kinase — MTQLVALPDGTELAGDYKIVRVLGAGGFGVTYLADEPELTRKVSIKEYFPSDFALRTDSLEATPRSSGCRGDYNWGLDRFIEEAQTLAKFDHHNIVKVHRIFRANNTAYMVLRFEEGKNLKAWLKDLGRAPRQKELDQIVAPLLDALEVIHKADFLHRDIAPDNIIIRNNGDPVLIDFGAARSDIAAHSKTKTVSALVKPGYSPYEQYAETSRQQGAWTDIYAFAATLYHAVTGKRPADSPSRMLKDELVPVREAALGGYRASFLDAIQQALSLTPDGRPQSVAAWRGALLAPEPEKPGIFQRFKEKTEVRRRNDEAQRVAESVSMAPVPPPPDAPGPKGVLLDFVDALKNPSKNPSAGKRQAAQTAPPAAPPAAPPAAAKKLLRAEKAKVEKAKAEKAKPAEKLPPLPPPPRVVAEKVKSKPKIRPKPDVGRRPFLRRLKTRLIIAAAIVGVAFAFHDRIPQLVTARGNAITTGAITKPAPNTDPTLKQTAQIKAHDGAIDELALSGDGRLIVTASEEPTLKIWSYDSHYQQGTIPLEDGPATALAVRNNRVVTGHSNGAIGVYDLDTRRRLYRFKRNDATIWSVAFAGSEDRIAAASHDWTVALWETASEAAPAAILQGHENAVQALATDAAGQWIASGGADRAIRVWNAETRETRRIYRNNSDFISQLAFSPDGTMLVAGGLDGSIRLLSMSSYRMQRTLTGHSGRITSLAFSSSDDLMASASEDGVVRIRSLKRLRTYIPLTGSGSGAKAVAFSNDGHTLLTGGQDGVIRMWSLPEAQIAQRN, encoded by the coding sequence ATGACGCAGCTTGTCGCTTTACCGGACGGTACGGAGCTCGCGGGCGATTACAAAATCGTGCGTGTTCTCGGCGCAGGCGGTTTCGGCGTCACGTATCTCGCGGACGAGCCCGAGCTGACGCGCAAAGTCAGCATCAAAGAATATTTCCCGAGCGATTTCGCCCTTCGGACTGACAGCCTCGAAGCCACGCCGCGCTCATCGGGTTGCAGGGGCGACTACAATTGGGGCCTCGATCGCTTCATCGAAGAGGCGCAGACGCTCGCGAAGTTCGATCACCACAACATCGTCAAGGTGCACCGCATATTCCGCGCGAACAACACGGCCTACATGGTGTTGCGGTTCGAGGAAGGGAAGAATCTCAAAGCCTGGTTGAAAGACCTCGGGCGGGCGCCCCGGCAGAAAGAACTCGATCAAATCGTTGCGCCGCTGCTCGATGCGCTGGAGGTCATCCATAAGGCGGACTTCCTGCATCGCGATATCGCGCCCGACAACATCATCATCCGAAACAACGGCGATCCGGTCCTTATCGACTTCGGCGCCGCGCGGAGCGATATCGCGGCGCATTCGAAAACCAAGACTGTCTCTGCGCTCGTCAAACCCGGCTACAGCCCCTACGAGCAGTATGCCGAGACGAGCCGCCAACAGGGCGCCTGGACCGACATCTATGCGTTCGCGGCGACGCTCTATCATGCGGTCACCGGAAAGCGGCCGGCCGACTCGCCGTCGCGCATGCTCAAGGATGAGCTGGTGCCGGTCCGCGAGGCAGCCCTCGGCGGATATCGGGCGTCTTTCCTCGACGCTATCCAGCAGGCCCTGTCGCTGACGCCGGATGGACGGCCGCAATCGGTCGCGGCATGGCGGGGTGCGCTTCTCGCGCCGGAGCCCGAGAAGCCCGGCATATTCCAGCGCTTCAAAGAAAAGACGGAAGTCCGCCGCCGCAATGACGAGGCGCAGCGTGTTGCGGAATCCGTGTCCATGGCGCCGGTTCCACCGCCGCCCGATGCGCCGGGTCCGAAAGGCGTTCTTCTGGATTTCGTCGACGCGTTGAAGAACCCGTCGAAGAACCCGTCCGCCGGAAAGCGGCAGGCGGCTCAGACAGCACCGCCGGCCGCACCGCCAGCGGCGCCTCCAGCGGCTGCGAAAAAATTATTGCGCGCCGAAAAGGCGAAGGTCGAGAAGGCCAAAGCTGAAAAGGCGAAGCCGGCGGAGAAACTGCCGCCATTGCCGCCGCCACCGCGTGTCGTCGCCGAGAAGGTCAAGTCCAAGCCGAAGATCCGTCCGAAACCGGATGTTGGGCGGCGTCCTTTCCTGCGGCGGCTCAAAACGCGGCTCATCATCGCCGCGGCGATCGTGGGTGTCGCCTTCGCATTCCACGATCGCATTCCGCAGCTCGTTACGGCTCGCGGCAATGCCATCACGACTGGGGCGATCACCAAGCCTGCGCCAAATACCGATCCGACACTGAAGCAGACGGCCCAGATCAAGGCCCACGACGGCGCAATCGACGAGCTTGCCCTCAGCGGCGACGGACGTTTGATCGTCACGGCGTCAGAGGAACCGACGCTCAAGATTTGGTCCTACGATTCTCATTATCAGCAAGGTACGATCCCGCTTGAAGACGGGCCGGCGACCGCGCTCGCGGTGCGCAACAATCGCGTTGTTACCGGACATTCGAACGGTGCGATTGGCGTGTACGATCTCGACACGCGGCGGCGTCTCTACCGGTTCAAGCGCAACGACGCGACCATATGGTCGGTCGCTTTCGCGGGCTCGGAGGATCGCATCGCGGCGGCAAGTCACGACTGGACCGTCGCGTTGTGGGAGACGGCTTCTGAGGCCGCACCTGCTGCAATCCTTCAAGGGCATGAAAATGCCGTGCAGGCTCTTGCCACCGATGCGGCGGGCCAATGGATTGCGTCCGGCGGCGCCGACCGTGCTATCCGAGTATGGAACGCCGAGACGCGCGAGACGCGGCGCATCTATCGCAACAATTCCGATTTCATCTCTCAGCTCGCGTTCTCACCGGACGGGACGATGCTGGTCGCGGGAGGTCTCGACGGCTCTATCAGGCTCTTATCGATGTCTTCGTATCGCATGCAGCGAACCCTCACCGGACACAGCGGACGCATCACGTCGCTCGCATTTTCGAGTTCCGATGATTTGATGGCGTCTGCGTCCGAGGACGGCGTTGTTCGGATCAGAAGCCTGAAGCGGCTTCGAACCTACATTCCGCTGACCGGTTCCGGCTCGGGCGCGAAAGCCGTGGCCTTCTCGAACGACGGCCATACTCTACTGACGGGCGGTCAGGACGGCGTCATCAGGATGTGGTCGCTGCCTGAAGCACAGATCGCGCAACGCAATTGA
- a CDS encoding FHA domain-containing protein: MAIERGETTAGNEAKAVKQHKFLGSLRDALMAAGRDDTAPAGAARAKTPDSAAAAPASPPAAPVAAIAEKSPSVSAAAPEILSAEEAARLARTPPAPKVPDLAAPSDPDQPPTTRVIRPDPAKPRKIEPEAPARTVLVRGKQKIQHGVFERDPVVGFFIVVGGPGLGSYRPIFEGNNTVGRSTENRIPLDFGDDAISNEAQAYVRYDSSDRSFLFVPNLAKTNVVSVNDKRPAGPVPLQPMDVITFGRTQVAFLPFCGSDFDWSEISEA; encoded by the coding sequence ATGGCCATCGAGCGCGGGGAAACCACCGCAGGGAACGAGGCGAAAGCCGTGAAGCAGCATAAATTTCTTGGCTCTTTGAGAGACGCGCTGATGGCGGCCGGCCGCGATGATACGGCGCCAGCCGGTGCCGCCCGCGCCAAGACACCCGATTCGGCCGCCGCTGCACCCGCTAGCCCTCCCGCAGCGCCCGTGGCTGCGATTGCAGAAAAATCGCCATCCGTTTCCGCAGCCGCGCCCGAGATCCTCAGTGCCGAGGAAGCCGCGCGGTTGGCCAGAACGCCACCCGCACCCAAAGTGCCGGATCTCGCCGCTCCGAGTGACCCGGACCAGCCGCCGACAACCCGCGTTATCCGCCCGGACCCGGCAAAGCCCCGAAAAATCGAGCCGGAGGCGCCCGCTCGCACCGTCCTGGTCCGGGGCAAGCAGAAAATCCAGCACGGGGTTTTCGAGCGCGATCCGGTCGTCGGCTTCTTCATCGTGGTCGGAGGGCCGGGACTCGGCTCATACCGGCCGATCTTCGAAGGCAACAATACGGTCGGCAGGTCCACAGAAAATCGCATTCCGCTCGATTTTGGCGACGATGCCATTTCCAACGAAGCGCAGGCCTATGTTCGCTACGATTCGAGCGATCGGTCTTTCCTCTTCGTGCCAAACCTTGCTAAAACAAATGTCGTCTCTGTGAATGATAAGCGACCGGCAGGCCCCGTGCCGCTGCAGCCGATGGACGTAATAACATTCGGACGCACCCAAGTCGCATTTCTTCCGTTCTGCGGAAGCGATTTCGACTGGTCCGAGATATCCGAAGCTTAA
- a CDS encoding PP2C family serine/threonine-protein phosphatase: protein MPPFEHAIAATRGARDYQEDTAAFMSDGSEPVAMSSEGPGFDRSGFAVLADGMGGHAGGALASKTVCENFLEHVASAKGDVGERLITGLGAANAAVASKISENPLLAGMGSTLIGAAFGPAGVEWVSVGDSPLFLFRRGEMALLNEDHSLAPELDRMVAEGKLTAAEARHDPRRHMLRSAVTGEEIDLLDVSQQPLKLEPGDYVVLASDGIATLETGEIARVIQGYAKDGASAVAKAIIRAIEALREPYQDNATVLVVRAVG, encoded by the coding sequence ATGCCGCCGTTCGAGCATGCAATCGCCGCGACGCGCGGAGCCCGGGACTATCAGGAAGACACCGCTGCCTTCATGTCTGACGGCAGCGAACCGGTAGCCATGTCCAGCGAAGGGCCGGGCTTTGATCGGAGCGGCTTCGCCGTTCTGGCCGACGGCATGGGTGGCCACGCCGGGGGCGCTCTCGCGAGCAAGACCGTCTGCGAGAATTTTCTGGAACACGTCGCATCCGCCAAGGGCGACGTGGGCGAGCGCCTCATCACCGGCCTCGGTGCGGCGAACGCCGCTGTCGCGAGCAAAATCTCCGAGAACCCTCTGCTGGCGGGAATGGGGTCGACGCTCATCGGCGCGGCCTTCGGACCGGCCGGCGTCGAATGGGTCAGCGTCGGCGATAGTCCGCTCTTTCTTTTCCGTCGCGGCGAGATGGCCCTCTTGAACGAGGATCACTCTCTCGCGCCTGAGCTGGACCGGATGGTCGCTGAAGGCAAATTGACCGCCGCCGAAGCACGCCACGATCCGCGCCGCCACATGTTGCGATCGGCAGTCACGGGTGAAGAAATCGATCTTCTCGATGTCTCGCAACAGCCGTTGAAATTGGAGCCGGGCGATTACGTCGTTCTCGCGAGCGATGGTATCGCGACGCTTGAAACCGGCGAAATTGCCCGTGTCATTCAAGGCTACGCGAAGGACGGTGCGTCCGCCGTGGCCAAAGCCATAATCCGAGCGATTGAAGCACTGCGTGAGCCTTATCAGGATAACGCGACCGTGCTCGTCGTGAGAGCGGTCGGCTAA
- a CDS encoding thermonuclease family protein, whose product MFGWRRRSEGFEWREYVRTTVLVRRADRQRRVEDVRVAAVEKVKNVADAGVGAGRASVSAARSQFSRLLAFLGDALLDIAVAVFSELSRWAKFFWGVLKDSLGGLLAPVIGALRVPVDAARDKAKMVPDIARNFPIKAHHLISAALAIGLIYVGGPMLRSADGVGAGAAAVVDLAPNSARQVTISSEISGPATAIAGDVMRVDGTVVRIDGIEAPASQQPCLRANGRRWNCAASAKTGLNKIIRGRVVTCTRSGQDDAGRTLARCAVDGNDVAAQLVRNGFVFAVSSYFSSLASEETAARNAKAGIWQGDVARPQAWRDQTWEAAKRQAPDGCPIKGVVRASSKIYALPWSDAYANAKVRPERGERWFCSEDEAKAAGFSSSDRS is encoded by the coding sequence ATGTTCGGGTGGCGTAGACGTAGCGAAGGCTTTGAATGGCGCGAGTATGTGCGCACGACTGTTCTCGTGCGCCGGGCCGACCGGCAGCGCCGGGTGGAGGATGTGCGCGTCGCCGCCGTCGAAAAGGTCAAGAACGTCGCCGATGCCGGCGTTGGTGCCGGCCGCGCGAGTGTTTCCGCCGCGCGCTCGCAATTCTCTCGGTTGCTCGCGTTTCTCGGTGACGCGCTCCTCGATATTGCGGTCGCTGTCTTTTCCGAACTTTCGCGTTGGGCGAAGTTCTTCTGGGGCGTTCTCAAGGATTCCCTCGGCGGCCTTCTTGCCCCGGTGATCGGTGCTTTGCGCGTTCCCGTCGATGCGGCGCGCGACAAGGCCAAGATGGTGCCGGATATCGCTCGCAATTTCCCAATCAAGGCCCATCATCTCATCAGCGCGGCGCTGGCTATCGGCCTGATCTACGTCGGCGGTCCCATGCTTCGCAGCGCCGACGGCGTGGGAGCCGGAGCCGCCGCCGTTGTGGACCTCGCGCCCAACAGCGCCCGGCAGGTAACGATTTCCTCCGAGATTTCGGGGCCGGCGACGGCGATCGCTGGCGATGTGATGCGGGTGGATGGCACCGTCGTGCGGATCGATGGCATTGAAGCCCCCGCATCGCAACAGCCTTGCTTGCGAGCCAATGGCCGCCGCTGGAACTGCGCGGCATCGGCGAAAACGGGCCTCAACAAGATCATCCGGGGGCGCGTGGTGACGTGCACGCGCTCGGGCCAAGACGATGCCGGGCGTACGCTCGCGCGTTGCGCGGTCGACGGCAATGACGTCGCGGCCCAGCTTGTCCGAAACGGATTCGTCTTTGCCGTCAGCTCCTATTTCAGCTCGCTCGCCAGCGAGGAGACCGCCGCGCGGAACGCGAAAGCCGGCATTTGGCAGGGCGACGTCGCACGCCCGCAGGCGTGGCGCGACCAGACCTGGGAAGCGGCCAAACGCCAGGCGCCAGACGGTTGCCCGATCAAGGGCGTCGTCAGGGCATCGTCAAAGATCTACGCCCTGCCGTGGTCGGATGCCTACGCTAACGCCAAGGTCCGGCCGGAGCGCGGCGAGCGCTGGTTCTGCAGCGAGGATGAAGCAAAGGCCGCGGGATTTTCGTCTTCAGACCGGTCCTGA
- a CDS encoding fatty acid desaturase — translation MNLSLKQPLRAESRADILIGDARPTATPQAPMPETQKQRVRRLAAHCQKYRGSIPRVAVLQLLTTFIPLVLIVGVMFATVEHAYWATLLLAIPAAGLVVRAFIIQHDCGHGSFFASRSLNDFVGRCMSVFTLAPYGLWRREHAHHHASSGNLDRRGAGDIDTMTVREYRQLSTLGKLHYRLYRNPLFLFGFGVPAYFLILQRLPWFHALPPRDTWKSVMALNAGLVALYAPLCYFFGFANVLWVGLPVLHLASATGGWLFFIQHQFEETTWDKAEGWDFQVAALLGSSYYKLPKVLNWFTGNIGLHHIHHLNSTIPNYRLSACLEASPELKSINRLTLTDSIRCARLKLWDEDQRRLIRFDELPATA, via the coding sequence TTGAACTTAAGCCTTAAGCAGCCTTTGCGAGCGGAGAGCCGTGCCGACATTTTGATCGGCGACGCGCGACCAACCGCCACGCCGCAGGCTCCCATGCCGGAAACGCAGAAACAGCGTGTGCGCCGGCTCGCAGCTCACTGCCAGAAATACCGTGGGTCGATCCCGCGAGTGGCGGTCCTGCAGTTGCTGACAACATTCATCCCGCTCGTCCTTATCGTCGGCGTCATGTTCGCGACGGTCGAACACGCTTATTGGGCGACACTGCTCCTTGCCATCCCGGCCGCGGGACTCGTCGTTCGCGCCTTCATCATCCAACACGATTGCGGCCACGGCTCGTTCTTCGCCTCACGCTCCCTCAATGATTTCGTCGGACGCTGCATGAGCGTGTTCACGCTTGCGCCTTACGGGCTCTGGCGGCGGGAACATGCGCACCATCATGCTTCATCGGGAAATCTCGATCGGCGCGGTGCGGGCGATATCGACACCATGACGGTCAGGGAATATCGGCAGCTCTCGACGCTCGGGAAGCTGCACTACAGGCTCTATCGTAATCCGCTGTTCCTGTTCGGTTTCGGCGTGCCTGCCTACTTCCTCATTCTGCAGCGGTTGCCGTGGTTTCACGCGCTGCCGCCGCGCGATACCTGGAAGAGCGTGATGGCGCTCAACGCGGGCTTGGTCGCGCTCTACGCTCCCCTTTGCTACTTCTTCGGCTTCGCCAACGTGTTGTGGGTCGGACTGCCGGTTTTGCACCTCGCGTCGGCGACGGGGGGATGGCTGTTCTTCATTCAGCATCAGTTCGAAGAGACGACGTGGGACAAGGCTGAAGGCTGGGATTTCCAGGTCGCGGCTCTGCTCGGGTCTTCCTATTACAAATTGCCGAAGGTCCTGAACTGGTTCACCGGAAATATCGGTCTGCACCATATTCACCACCTCAACAGCACCATCCCGAACTACCGGCTTTCGGCTTGTCTCGAGGCGAGCCCGGAGTTGAAGTCGATCAACCGGCTGACGCTCACCGACAGCATCCGGTGTGCGCGTCTCAAGCTTTGGGACGAGGATCAGCGCCGTTTGATCAGGTTCGACGAGCTTCCGGCGACAGCTTGA
- a CDS encoding FHA domain-containing protein, with protein sequence MAVLTFPAGVSGAESVVDTSLHLASATEAMLSEGYRAAPALMLGLVLAAVLPLLTMLMKISETLRRSPDATTRYRPGRDEKFDAAVANVEGGRRRAPFVEIESTGRNLRCAILRDMLRIGREHDNDIRIPSKAVHRYHAAIHRDSDDWHITDLTGVESNGLIVNGRRCCEARLNDGDIIQLGPGKLRFRAGLG encoded by the coding sequence ATGGCAGTCTTGACTTTCCCAGCCGGTGTCAGCGGCGCGGAAAGTGTGGTCGATACGTCTCTCCATTTAGCGAGCGCGACGGAAGCGATGCTGTCCGAAGGCTATCGGGCGGCTCCCGCATTGATGCTCGGCCTTGTTCTCGCTGCGGTTTTGCCGCTTCTGACAATGCTGATGAAAATTTCTGAGACGCTCCGGCGCTCGCCCGATGCAACGACGCGTTACCGGCCGGGGCGAGACGAAAAATTCGACGCGGCGGTTGCGAATGTCGAAGGTGGCCGCCGCCGGGCGCCCTTTGTTGAAATCGAAAGCACCGGCCGCAACCTGCGTTGCGCAATCCTGCGCGACATGCTCCGGATTGGCCGGGAACACGACAACGACATCCGCATCCCGAGTAAGGCTGTGCATCGCTATCATGCAGCCATCCACCGTGATTCGGACGATTGGCACATCACCGACCTGACAGGTGTTGAAAGCAATGGTTTGATCGTCAACGGGCGGCGGTGCTGCGAAGCGCGCTTGAACGATGGCGACATTATTCAGCTGGGGCCAGGCAAGCTGCGGTTTCGCGCCGGTCTCGGATAA
- a CDS encoding formate--tetrahydrofolate ligase yields the protein MSVKSDIEIAREAKIKPIAEVAAKIGVPSNALIPYGWTKAKVSTDYINQIQSNENGKVILVTAISPTPAGEGKTTTTVGLSDGLNHIGKKAIAALREPSLGPCFGVKGGAAGGGYAQVVPMEDINLHFTGDFHAITSAHNLLSALIDNHIYWGNALGIDQRRIGWKRVLDMNDRALRSIVNSLGGVSNGFPREDGFDITVASEVMAILCLSKDLKDLENRLGNIVVAYTRDKKPIRARDLKADGAMTVLLKDALQPNLVQTLENNPVFIHGGPFANIAHGCNSVLATKTAMKLADYVVTEAGFGADLGAEKFFDIKCRKAGIAPSVVVIVATVRALKMHGGVAKDDLKAENAAAVAKGCENLKRHIENVNKFGVPAVVAVNKFITDTDAEIAEVQKAAESMGTKAFLCTHWADGGKGTEGLAHHVVKVIDEGKANFKPLYPDDMKLRDKVKTIATEIYRAADISCDASVENQFKDLEAAGFGHFPVCMAKTQYSFSTDASKRGAPTGHIVPIRELRLSAGAEFIVVVTGEIMTMPGLPKVPSADSIRLDDKGQIQGLF from the coding sequence GTGTCTGTCAAGTCCGACATAGAGATTGCGCGCGAAGCGAAGATTAAGCCGATCGCCGAAGTCGCAGCCAAAATCGGCGTGCCGTCGAATGCGCTCATTCCTTATGGGTGGACCAAGGCGAAGGTCTCCACCGATTACATCAACCAGATCCAGTCGAATGAGAACGGCAAGGTCATCCTTGTAACCGCTATCAGCCCGACGCCGGCGGGCGAGGGCAAGACGACGACGACCGTCGGTCTCAGCGACGGCTTGAACCACATCGGCAAGAAGGCGATCGCGGCGCTGCGCGAACCGTCGCTCGGGCCATGCTTCGGCGTCAAGGGCGGCGCGGCGGGCGGTGGCTACGCCCAGGTCGTGCCGATGGAGGACATCAACCTCCACTTCACCGGCGACTTCCACGCGATCACGAGCGCCCACAATCTGCTGTCGGCGTTGATCGACAACCACATCTACTGGGGCAACGCGCTGGGCATCGACCAGCGGCGCATCGGCTGGAAGCGCGTGCTCGACATGAACGATCGCGCGCTGCGCTCGATCGTCAATTCCTTGGGCGGTGTTTCGAACGGCTTCCCGCGCGAGGACGGCTTCGATATCACCGTCGCCTCCGAGGTCATGGCGATCCTCTGCCTGTCGAAGGATCTGAAAGATCTCGAGAACCGTCTCGGCAACATCGTCGTCGCCTACACGCGCGATAAGAAGCCTATCCGCGCTCGCGACTTGAAGGCCGACGGCGCCATGACGGTGCTCTTGAAGGACGCCTTGCAGCCGAACCTGGTGCAGACGCTCGAGAACAACCCGGTGTTCATCCACGGCGGTCCGTTCGCCAACATCGCGCATGGCTGCAACTCGGTGCTGGCGACGAAAACGGCGATGAAACTTGCCGATTACGTCGTGACCGAAGCCGGCTTCGGCGCTGACCTCGGTGCCGAGAAGTTCTTCGACATCAAGTGCCGCAAGGCGGGCATCGCGCCGTCCGTCGTCGTCATCGTCGCCACCGTCCGCGCGCTGAAGATGCACGGCGGCGTCGCCAAGGACGATCTCAAGGCCGAGAACGCGGCAGCGGTCGCCAAGGGCTGCGAAAACCTCAAGCGGCACATCGAGAACGTCAACAAGTTCGGCGTGCCGGCGGTCGTCGCGGTCAACAAGTTCATCACCGACACCGACGCTGAAATCGCCGAGGTTCAGAAAGCGGCCGAAAGCATGGGCACGAAGGCGTTCCTGTGCACGCACTGGGCCGATGGCGGCAAGGGCACGGAGGGGCTGGCGCATCACGTCGTCAAGGTGATCGACGAAGGCAAGGCGAACTTCAAGCCGCTCTATCCCGACGACATGAAGCTGCGCGACAAGGTGAAGACGATCGCGACGGAAATTTATCGCGCCGCCGACATCTCCTGCGATGCGAGCGTCGAAAATCAGTTCAAGGATCTGGAAGCCGCGGGCTTCGGGCACTTCCCGGTGTGCATGGCGAAGACGCAGTACTCGTTCTCGACCGACGCCTCGAAGCGCGGCGCGCCGACGGGCCACATCGTGCCGATCCGCGAGCTCAGACTCTCCGCCGGCGCCGAGTTCATCGTCGTCGTCACGGGTGAGATCATGACGATGCCGGGCCTGCCGAAGGTTCCGTCGGCGGACTCGATCCGCCTCGACGACAAGGGCCAGATCCAGGGACTGTTCTAA